The following are from one region of the Etheostoma spectabile isolate EspeVRDwgs_2016 chromosome 15, UIUC_Espe_1.0, whole genome shotgun sequence genome:
- the ccdc43 gene encoding coiled-coil domain-containing protein 43: protein MAAPVADAGEFESWLNDRLDSLEVDREVYGAYILGVLQEEESDEEKEDVLQGILSAFLDEDAVEDVCKQIIKQWTEWRNRSAAKSDDDAEVQAIASLIEKQAQIVVKHKVVSEASKERKEALLAQYANVTDDEDEAEEEEQTSGNCFTGNDKSLFKNTNVEEVLSRQKQKRDQAREDAQKKKEGDKMQREKDKLAKQDRKEKEKKRTQKGERKR, encoded by the exons ATGGCTGCGCCCGTGGCAGACGCCGGGGAGTTTGAAAGCTGGCTAAATGATCGGCTAGACTCGTTAGAAGTGGACCGTGAGGTGTACGGGGCCTACATTTTAGGGGTCCTGCAAGAAGAGGAGAGCGACGAGGAGAAAGAGGATGTGCTTCAAGGAATTTTATCCGCATTTCTG GATGAGGACGCCGTGGAAGATGTCTGCAAACAGATCATCAAGCAGTGGACAGAGTGGCGCAACAGATCAGCAGCCAAAAGTGATGACGATG CTGAGGTCCAGGCCATCGCCAGTCTGATAGAAAAACAAGCTCAGATTGTGGTGAAGCACAAGGTAGTGTCTGAGGCgtcaaaggaaaggaaagaagccCTCCTCGCTCAGTACGCTAACGTGACAGACGACGAgga tgaagctgaagaagagGAGCAGACAAGTGGAAACTGCTTTACTGGAAATGATAAAT CCCTGTTTAAGAACACCAACGTGGAAGAGGTGCTGAGCAGGCAAAAGCAAAAGCGGGACCAGGCTCGTGAAGACGcccagaagaagaaggaagggGACAAGATGCAGCGGGAGAAGGACAAGCTAGCCAAACAAGACcgaaaagagaaggagaagaagcgTACACAGAAAGGTGAACGCAAAAGATAA
- the moto gene encoding meiosis-specific coiled-coil domain-containing protein MEIOC isoform X1 — translation MAFDGQQSTFANSLFPTYQRQASVNIGGGNSVALPSMAIPSDSLQEQNTASYMPWSHNAHDDPYGLINCAQNSIKSRKPTDNTICDGETDLQGLVSNILDEAESQDSYYCEGSLPTCNSVWSPKTLREELLQYFQSEAKTQHNPTFPPNYVSREALSKAQGQSVDKDEFYQQSNGLSTNQQWLFNLPNGDRDSYTLRPQKLPPGLPIPNTGGNTYLSQGQKSKFDKMPAERGNNQPMNYFPDPSNGFRHQSEMNSPCFHPYYEDQYIQSSAKPTSNEQYGPHDINQLVSSFQSFMAGEHDGLCHGEFPNNHRQTVGTHHEDSMAEQWKISSPAMSTQSTPTIQTQKQLVGEFGTVQTEINGGVRKKTFKCDGFQDLPGFIPQNTEYFQTPKPFPASLSHPNQFQSNLIMHRENTSLPINIGMNQYSKHHVQQGLIQNKLKSQMQREKKRMHMSGFLGEVFSTRTLTNSNMRGGDKKQALSQNPYFDHLGSIQSQRFDGENNMVSVGNTQHLMPFMYPVNDPRRYSSVPINSSNFSSRSTLPCGSGVPGMDVGDRMSAKESAAFNPYISDMVTCRGESTYHGMASAMTTSMVMNQGGPVIQLYLCLDECYEQWRSLERERKRTEIIVAKTFLGKRTATAANITQPKTPPNPTRVDRLIVSQMREQARVASLLDRMECLCNTPLHMSIHTALNRHHMAICITQARRREEIASISKNQRQRAHFTEDKDTLLLVIALKDLAATTRKMRTALWSALQMTLPKPIKMQDHHVTREATLTERSSSPFEGYSFKL, via the exons ATGGCTTTTGACGGGCAGCAGAGCACATTTGCCAACTCACTCTTTCCTACATACCAGCGTCAG GCCAGTGTAAATATAGGTGGTGGAAACAGCGTGGCATTGCCCTCCATGGCTATCCCCAGTGACTCACTACAGGAACAGAACACAGCATCTTACATGCCCTGGTCTCACAATGCTCACGATGATCCCTATGGCCTTATCAATTGTGCCCAGAACAGCATTAAAAGCAG AAAACCCACTGATAATACTATCTGTGATGGAGAGACTGATCTACAGGGTCTGGTGTCAAATATTTTGGATGAAGCAGAGTCACAGGACAGCTACTACTGTGAAGG CAGTCTACCTACATGTAATTCAGTCTGGTCTCCAAAGACATTGAGAGAAGAACTGCTACAGTATTTTCAATCAGAGGCTAAAACGCAACATAACCCAACCTTTCCTCCAAACTATGTATCCCGTGAGGCTTTAAGTAAAGCACAGGGACAGTCAGTGGACAAAGATGAGTTTTATCAACAGTCCAATGGCCTTTCTACCAATCAACAATGGCTTTTTAATTTGCCTAATGGAGACCGGGACAGCTACACCCTCCGTCCTCAGAAACTGCCACCAGGTCTACCAATACCCAACACAGGAGGAAACACCTACTTGTCACAGGGACAAAAAAGCAAGTTTGACAAAATGCCAGCTGAGAGAGGAAATAATCAGCCTATGAATTATTTCCCTGACCCCAGTAATGGCTTTAGACATCAAAGTGAAATGAACAGCCCATGCTTTCATCCTTATTATGAAGACCAGTACATCCAGAGCAGCGCAAAGCCCACCAGTAATGAGCAGTATGGGCCACATGACATTAATCAGCtggtcagcagttttcagtcGTTCATGGCTGGTGAGCATGATGGCTTATGTCATGGAGAGTTTCCAAACAATCACAGGCAGACAGTGGGCACGCACCATGAAGACAGCATGGCTGAACAATGGAAAATCTCCAGTCCCGCTATGTCAACACAGAGTACTCCTACAATTCAGACCCAAAAGCAGCTGGTGGGAGAATTTGGGACAGTGCAGACAGAAATAAATGGTGgagtgaggaaaaaaacatttaagtgtGATGGCTTTCAAGATCTACCTGGTTTTATCCCACAAAACACAGAATACTTCCAGACACCCAAGCCATTCCCTGCATCTTTAAGCCATCCAAACCAATTCCAAAGCAACCTGATCATGCACAGAGAGAACACTTCACTCCCTATTAACATAGGCATGAACCAGTATTCAAAGCATCACGTCCAGCAGGGCCTGATACAGAACAAGCTCAAGTCACAGatgcaaagagaaaagaagaggatgCATATGTCTGGCTTTCTAGGAGAAGTCTTCTCCACAAGAACCCTAACCAACTCTAACATGAGAGGGGGAGATAAAAAACAGGCCCTCTCACAAAACCCGTACTTTGACCACCTGGGGAGCATACAGTCTCAGAGATTTGATGGAGAAAACAACATGGTCAGTGTAGGCAATACACAGCACCTCATGCCTTTCATGTATCCTGTGAATGACCCCAGAAGGTACTCCAGCGTGCCCATCAACTCCTCTAACTTCAGCTCTAGATCCACACTGCCCTGTGGAAGCGGTGTTCCTGGCATGGATGTGGGGGATAGGATGTCAGCCAAGGAGTCTGCAGCTTTCAACCCCTATATTAGTGACATGGTGACCTGCAGAGGAGAGAGCACTTATCATGGCATGGCTTCAGCCATGACAACTTCAATGGTGATGAATCAAGGAGGACCTGTGATCCAGCTTTACTTGTGCCTGGACGAGTGTTATGAGCAGTGGAGGAGTTTGGAGCGGGAGAGAAAAAGG acagAGATCATCGTTGCCAAGACATTTCTTGGTAAAAGAACTGCAACAGCGGCCAACATTACCCAACCCAAAACTCCACCAAATCCCACAAGAGTGGACCGCCTCATTGTTAGTCAGATGAGAGAGCAAGCGAGG GTAGCAAGCCTTCTGGATAGAATGGAATGTCTGTGCAACACTCCCCTCCATATGAGCATCCACACAGCACTGAACAGGCATCACATGGCTATTTGCATCACCCAGGCGAGACGCAGGGAGGAGATTGCCAGCATATCCAAAAACCAGCGCCAGAGAGCCCATTTCACAGAGGACAAAG ACACCCTGTTGTTGGTCATTGCACTGAAGGACCTTGCTGCTACCACAAGGAAGATGCGCACAGCCCTGTGGTCTGCTCTCCAGATGACACTACCAAAACCTATCAAGATGCAGGACCACCATGTTACCAGGGAGGCCACACTCACAGAGAGGAGCTCCTCTCCATTTGAGGGATACTCTTTTAAGTTATGA
- the moto gene encoding meiosis-specific coiled-coil domain-containing protein MEIOC isoform X2 encodes MAFDGQQSTFANSLFPTYQRQASVNIGGGNSVALPSMAIPSDSLQEQNTASYMPWSHNAHDDPYGLINCAQNSIKSRKPTDNTICDGETDLQGLVSNILDEAESQDSYYCEGLPTCNSVWSPKTLREELLQYFQSEAKTQHNPTFPPNYVSREALSKAQGQSVDKDEFYQQSNGLSTNQQWLFNLPNGDRDSYTLRPQKLPPGLPIPNTGGNTYLSQGQKSKFDKMPAERGNNQPMNYFPDPSNGFRHQSEMNSPCFHPYYEDQYIQSSAKPTSNEQYGPHDINQLVSSFQSFMAGEHDGLCHGEFPNNHRQTVGTHHEDSMAEQWKISSPAMSTQSTPTIQTQKQLVGEFGTVQTEINGGVRKKTFKCDGFQDLPGFIPQNTEYFQTPKPFPASLSHPNQFQSNLIMHRENTSLPINIGMNQYSKHHVQQGLIQNKLKSQMQREKKRMHMSGFLGEVFSTRTLTNSNMRGGDKKQALSQNPYFDHLGSIQSQRFDGENNMVSVGNTQHLMPFMYPVNDPRRYSSVPINSSNFSSRSTLPCGSGVPGMDVGDRMSAKESAAFNPYISDMVTCRGESTYHGMASAMTTSMVMNQGGPVIQLYLCLDECYEQWRSLERERKRTEIIVAKTFLGKRTATAANITQPKTPPNPTRVDRLIVSQMREQARVASLLDRMECLCNTPLHMSIHTALNRHHMAICITQARRREEIASISKNQRQRAHFTEDKDTLLLVIALKDLAATTRKMRTALWSALQMTLPKPIKMQDHHVTREATLTERSSSPFEGYSFKL; translated from the exons ATGGCTTTTGACGGGCAGCAGAGCACATTTGCCAACTCACTCTTTCCTACATACCAGCGTCAG GCCAGTGTAAATATAGGTGGTGGAAACAGCGTGGCATTGCCCTCCATGGCTATCCCCAGTGACTCACTACAGGAACAGAACACAGCATCTTACATGCCCTGGTCTCACAATGCTCACGATGATCCCTATGGCCTTATCAATTGTGCCCAGAACAGCATTAAAAGCAG AAAACCCACTGATAATACTATCTGTGATGGAGAGACTGATCTACAGGGTCTGGTGTCAAATATTTTGGATGAAGCAGAGTCACAGGACAGCTACTACTGTGAAGG TCTACCTACATGTAATTCAGTCTGGTCTCCAAAGACATTGAGAGAAGAACTGCTACAGTATTTTCAATCAGAGGCTAAAACGCAACATAACCCAACCTTTCCTCCAAACTATGTATCCCGTGAGGCTTTAAGTAAAGCACAGGGACAGTCAGTGGACAAAGATGAGTTTTATCAACAGTCCAATGGCCTTTCTACCAATCAACAATGGCTTTTTAATTTGCCTAATGGAGACCGGGACAGCTACACCCTCCGTCCTCAGAAACTGCCACCAGGTCTACCAATACCCAACACAGGAGGAAACACCTACTTGTCACAGGGACAAAAAAGCAAGTTTGACAAAATGCCAGCTGAGAGAGGAAATAATCAGCCTATGAATTATTTCCCTGACCCCAGTAATGGCTTTAGACATCAAAGTGAAATGAACAGCCCATGCTTTCATCCTTATTATGAAGACCAGTACATCCAGAGCAGCGCAAAGCCCACCAGTAATGAGCAGTATGGGCCACATGACATTAATCAGCtggtcagcagttttcagtcGTTCATGGCTGGTGAGCATGATGGCTTATGTCATGGAGAGTTTCCAAACAATCACAGGCAGACAGTGGGCACGCACCATGAAGACAGCATGGCTGAACAATGGAAAATCTCCAGTCCCGCTATGTCAACACAGAGTACTCCTACAATTCAGACCCAAAAGCAGCTGGTGGGAGAATTTGGGACAGTGCAGACAGAAATAAATGGTGgagtgaggaaaaaaacatttaagtgtGATGGCTTTCAAGATCTACCTGGTTTTATCCCACAAAACACAGAATACTTCCAGACACCCAAGCCATTCCCTGCATCTTTAAGCCATCCAAACCAATTCCAAAGCAACCTGATCATGCACAGAGAGAACACTTCACTCCCTATTAACATAGGCATGAACCAGTATTCAAAGCATCACGTCCAGCAGGGCCTGATACAGAACAAGCTCAAGTCACAGatgcaaagagaaaagaagaggatgCATATGTCTGGCTTTCTAGGAGAAGTCTTCTCCACAAGAACCCTAACCAACTCTAACATGAGAGGGGGAGATAAAAAACAGGCCCTCTCACAAAACCCGTACTTTGACCACCTGGGGAGCATACAGTCTCAGAGATTTGATGGAGAAAACAACATGGTCAGTGTAGGCAATACACAGCACCTCATGCCTTTCATGTATCCTGTGAATGACCCCAGAAGGTACTCCAGCGTGCCCATCAACTCCTCTAACTTCAGCTCTAGATCCACACTGCCCTGTGGAAGCGGTGTTCCTGGCATGGATGTGGGGGATAGGATGTCAGCCAAGGAGTCTGCAGCTTTCAACCCCTATATTAGTGACATGGTGACCTGCAGAGGAGAGAGCACTTATCATGGCATGGCTTCAGCCATGACAACTTCAATGGTGATGAATCAAGGAGGACCTGTGATCCAGCTTTACTTGTGCCTGGACGAGTGTTATGAGCAGTGGAGGAGTTTGGAGCGGGAGAGAAAAAGG acagAGATCATCGTTGCCAAGACATTTCTTGGTAAAAGAACTGCAACAGCGGCCAACATTACCCAACCCAAAACTCCACCAAATCCCACAAGAGTGGACCGCCTCATTGTTAGTCAGATGAGAGAGCAAGCGAGG GTAGCAAGCCTTCTGGATAGAATGGAATGTCTGTGCAACACTCCCCTCCATATGAGCATCCACACAGCACTGAACAGGCATCACATGGCTATTTGCATCACCCAGGCGAGACGCAGGGAGGAGATTGCCAGCATATCCAAAAACCAGCGCCAGAGAGCCCATTTCACAGAGGACAAAG ACACCCTGTTGTTGGTCATTGCACTGAAGGACCTTGCTGCTACCACAAGGAAGATGCGCACAGCCCTGTGGTCTGCTCTCCAGATGACACTACCAAAACCTATCAAGATGCAGGACCACCATGTTACCAGGGAGGCCACACTCACAGAGAGGAGCTCCTCTCCATTTGAGGGATACTCTTTTAAGTTATGA